A genomic segment from Methanomicrobium sp. W14 encodes:
- the mtrE gene encoding tetrahydromethanopterin S-methyltransferase subunit E, giving the protein MEELLFGIGISAVAGALATVSGAAEDTESDIGSQGDPNSQVQLAPQMGYIHRIYSKAISGEPPAYGLWCALGAGLAWALMAINYNPVLAIVLGSAIAVFVQGIYATTAYLGRTASLAKFGQPVYIDLIKSVTTVTMAHAFIAIFTCVSMCFLMVNALRHPFPLPLLGLVWGIALGAAGSATGNPFYGKERQYQSQKFGAGVPISASGNIVRYAEAGQRSSLDNGWFTSKMGGPASGVCFGLIVFLELWRTIFFEGFAAGWGAVIAGIVLILIFMIIDRMVEKWARRTYGPYTEEKKEEVSS; this is encoded by the coding sequence ATGGAAGAGTTACTATTTGGCATCGGTATAAGCGCTGTTGCGGGCGCTCTTGCCACTGTGTCCGGTGCTGCGGAGGATACTGAATCTGATATAGGATCACAGGGTGACCCGAATTCACAGGTTCAGCTGGCCCCGCAAATGGGATATATTCACCGTATTTACAGCAAAGCTATATCCGGTGAACCCCCAGCATACGGACTATGGTGTGCGTTAGGAGCAGGTCTTGCATGGGCGCTGATGGCGATTAACTACAATCCGGTTCTTGCTATAGTCTTAGGTTCGGCTATCGCTGTGTTTGTACAGGGTATTTATGCAACCACAGCTTATCTGGGCAGGACTGCAAGTCTGGCTAAATTCGGACAGCCGGTCTATATCGATTTAATCAAATCGGTTACGACTGTGACCATGGCACATGCGTTTATTGCGATATTCACATGTGTGTCAATGTGTTTCCTTATGGTAAACGCACTCAGACATCCTTTCCCGCTCCCCCTTCTGGGTCTGGTATGGGGTATTGCTCTCGGAGCAGCAGGTTCTGCAACAGGCAACCCGTTCTATGGAAAGGAGCGCCAGTACCAGTCGCAGAAGTTCGGTGCTGGTGTACCTATCTCGGCATCCGGTAACATCGTCCGGTATGCAGAGGCAGGTCAGCGCAGTTCACTTGACAACGGATGGTTCACATCAAAGATGGGTGGACCCGCATCAGGTGTCTGTTTCGGTCTTATTGTATTCCTTGAACTGTGGCGTACAATCTTCTTCGAAGGTTTCGCAGCAGGCTGGGGTGCAGTAATCGCCGGTATTGTACTGATTCTTATCTTCATGATAATTGACAGAATGGTAGAGAAATGGGCACGCAGAACATACGGCCCGTACACTGAAGAGAAGAAAGAGGAGGTATCATCATGA